Genomic segment of Nitrosopumilaceae archaeon AB1(1):
TGTCCCATGACTCATAATAGATTTACTCATATATTATACATCATTAAAATAATGATGTAATGTTTTTAAGCGAATCTGAATAAAATGATCTCTATTTCTTTTTAAATTCCTCAAATTTTTCATCTGACATATTACTACTTCCAAAATATGATTCCCATCTCAAAACACTCCCAACACTCATAGTTGCATGATACCAATCAACAGGCAATCCTTCTAGTGCAATATATGATAAATATTCTCTGCTCCTCCAACCAACAATTCGTTCAACTATTATGTCATCTCCAAGTGTAATCTTTCTTGTACCGCCCAATTTTTTTGCCATAGACGTAATTGTGGTCTTCTTTACCCCAACTGCCCATTTTGGCATACTATCAATCTGTGATATGACCTCCCATGCCTTTTGTGAGTCTCTACAATTTCTCGATACCCTTACCATTCCTGTATGTTGCATAATTCCCCTAGTCACCTCTTCCTAATACATTTAATCTCATATCTTATGTAGTGTATCAATGGTATTTGGTTGGGGTAAAACACATGAACCGACTCAGGAATCTCGAACGATTCATCTTGATGACATACTGAAAATAATACATGATATTCAATCTACACAAGATAAAATATCACTTAATCTTACAAAATCTGCGTTAAATATAATTAAAAAAAACTTGAAAATTGTAAAAGATCTTGGAGAATCTCTTGACAAAGCAAATTTTGATGAAGACGACTCTGATCATCATCTTCATACGCTTATCACACGTGGAAAAAAACAAGTTGTTGAAACTATACAACGTGATACCACCATAAAATTACCTGATATAAACAACTTTGATGATATAGTTGCACTAGATAAAATAATCTCAACAACCATGAAACATCTTGGCTATGTAC
This window contains:
- a CDS encoding SRPBCC family protein; the protein is MQHTGMVRVSRNCRDSQKAWEVISQIDSMPKWAVGVKKTTITSMAKKLGGTRKITLGDDIIVERIVGWRSREYLSYIALEGLPVDWYHATMSVGSVLRWESYFGSSNMSDEKFEEFKKK